The region gattttatttatttatttgacagagagcacaagcagggggagtggcagggagaggaggaacaggctctctgctgagcagggagcccaatgtggggctcgatcccaggaccccgggatcatgacgttagctaaaggcagatgcttaactgactgagccacccaggtgccccagaaatcagTGTCTTTATTAAAGTTCACTCTTTGATGATTGTTAACTGAATTATGCCACattgcatttatatgaatttgaatttgattttaaagattttatttgagagaaagcatgccagagagagcaagagagagagtgcgtgcacagcagggaggaggatcagagggagagagagaagcagactcccctttgagcagggagtccaacatggggcttgatcccaggaccccaagatcatgacctgagccaaaggcagacgcttaaccgactgagcctcccaggcgcctctgaatatgaatttttaaagccATGTGAAAAGCACAAGCAACATGTAATAATCAAGATGAGGAAAACTTGAAAAAGCATCAGAATCTAGTCATCCCAAGGTTTGGGGAGAGATTCAGGCATATCATGTCAATAGGCTTTCAGAGCTCtgttcaattatttatttttttattatgttagtcaccatacagcacatcattagtttttgatgtagtgttccatgattcattgtttgtgtataacatccagtgctccatgcatatgtgcccttcttaatacacatcactgggctaacccatcccaccaccctgttCAATTATTTTAGTAATGTTATTGGTTCTTTTCATCCGTTGTCTCGTTTGTTGAGTTATTGATGACATTTTGCCAGTGTTGTCTACATGCAGCAAGCAATCCCTTTAAGGGAGCGGAACTCTCCCAGCCTGGCCAATAAATAGTCCAAAGCCAAGTAGTCATAAGCTACCATAGTTGTCAGTTTTCCTCCATGGAAAAACATCTAAAACATTAGCTGCCTGCTGCATGTGCTTAGAGTGTTTTGGACATTTTTTGACTGGGATCAATGATGTGTTTGTTGAATCACATCGTATGTGCCCGGGACAGTGCCAGTGCCTCCCATGACAATGATTGCATGAGTGTAGTTGGTAGGAAAATATCCCATTTGTGTTGAGATGGCCCTGAGGTGGTTTTGAAAGAGGGAGCCCAAAAGGAAATACGGACACGCAGGAGACAGAGTACAGGTGATGTTAGGAGGAAGATCCAGGAGTGGGATATAAGAGTGTGGGCTGTTGGGCACTATTACAATAAATAAGGGCCTGTGAAAATGACCATTTTGACATAAATGTCAGATGcagaaaggacttttttttttttttaattcatgtgacgggggtggggtggggggatatgagcaggggagagaggcggagggagagggagaagcagactcctcgctgagccaggagcctgatatggggctcaatcccaggaccctgagatcatgccctgagctgaaggcagatgcttaaacatctgagccacccaggcgcccctgtcagaTGCAGAAAGGCCTCTTCTTATAACGTGCTGGCAAACGTGATGACAAGAACAAAGTAATGGGCCCTAAAGACCGAGGGTTTTGTCTAATGCCTTGAGCAGCAGGAAGACCCATTTAGCAGACGACAAGGTTTGTCTAAGTAAGCCATTCTTGCTTCTATGAGGGCTGTAGCCTGGGCTTATAAGACGCAAGCCCCAATGAATGCCTTTTTCAAGAGCCCagtgtgtttgtttctttcttttttttttagaaatgagttgatcgggtgcctgggtggctcagatggttaagcgtctgccttcggctcaggtcgtgatcccggggtcctgggattgagtcccacgtcgggctccctgctccttgggagcctgcttcaccctctgcctctctctctttttcatgaataaataaataaaatcttaaaaaaaaaatgagttgatcACATCAATGTCTAGAATGTCTTAGTCCTTGCATTTTGGTTTCATCAGCGGCATGTCTGATAGGGTAAGTGAGTAATGTCTCTGCGTATCTAACATGGTCTGATCATAGCAAGTAGCCCTATGTAGGGGATAAGGGGCTGTATATAGTCTATTTTCTATTTGCTACAACCCCCTCCTTGGCCTGGGAATTCTGTCCATTGTTTATTTTCCCAGTGGCATGACTTTTCACAACAGGTGCATTGGTCAGTCACTAACCTGTGTTGGAGAAGTCCTTTGCATTCTTTCTGCCTAGAGCGTTTAGGGAAGCTGTCTCTGTGGTTTCATATTTCATGGGCACAAAGGGCCAAGGTTAGTATTAGGTCTGAGATGTCAGTATGAGTCTCAGACATTTGAGTTAATTTATCACCCTGAGTGTTGAAATAAGCCTCTAGAGTTTGAAGTTTAATATGTACAGAGTCAGGAGGGACCTTGATTTGTACTTGCATAACTGTGATTCAAGATATTCTTAGAGTTCTTTATCCCAAAGGGAGCAACCCTGGGTAAGGAGTTGTTTCTATTGATGCGACCAAACAGAAGCTATTATTGGCAATGGCCAAATGATGTATAAAAATGTGCAGGGGAGTTTGACTCTTGGCCAGGGCATCCTGTAGTGCTGGCATGATTGCCTGGAATTTGAGTAACTGAGCTGATACTTGGGTGCAGTCTTTGATCAGGGACGGCCTATTTGATCTGGGAACAGAAAGTATTTCTGCAGTTCACTTTTCATCAGGTAGGGTAGTGGTACAGGGTCCATAAAGTACATGAACTCTTCTGGTCATTCATGTAATCCCAAGGGACTCCCCAAATGGCTAGTGAGTCTAGAAAAGGGGTGACCTCCTCCAGAATAATCACATCATCCTTTGTCCTATAGGTGGGATACGCCAGAAGGCCCATTTTTTTTTGCTCTGTCCTATAGGTAccaatatcttttaatttttatttattttttagattttatttctttgacagagagagacacagcgagagacggaacacaagcagggggagagggagagggagaagcagatgcagggctcgatcccaggaccccaggattatgacctgagccgaaggcagatgcctaatgactgagccacccacgcgcccctaacAGTATCTTTTCAATGAGGAGGTCTCTGTGGTTAAAGCAAGCCTGGACTCATGACCCAGGGCAAAATGAAAGGCTGGCTGCATTGGATCATCAGCTCAGGACCTGTGAGCTTCTGTTTCCAGGAAGACTGGGTATTGCCAACAGCGGCTGCACTAGGCTGAGAACAGTTACTTGTACCAGAATGCTGTGGCCATCATAGGCGTTTGGAGATCCTGGGAGGTTTGAAAGGAGGCTGCGGAAGCCTCTGTGGAATAGGAGTCTCGGGAGGGAGACACTAATGGAGTGACTGTTATTTGGTCAGATTCTAGAGCCATTTGTTTTACCAAAGTCATTCAATTTATAAGTATTTTGTGGCTAAGCAAGCAGAGCAGGTTAATTTTGCAACAGCTAAGATTGTTGTGGCTGAAGGCCATGTGCCCCGTGATGTACCTTCTGCCACTCTTCTACCCATGCACCTCACAGCCCCTGCTGCTGTTAGAGAAATGTTCCAGAGTGGGACAGGTGTGGGTTGTAAAGATGCTCCCCAGTAAGCAGGCAAAGTCAGCTTGTGATGGGAAACTAAGAGCTGTATGTGGCCTCAGGATGGCAAGGGAAAGATAGGACACTGATGCTTAGGCATTAGGAGGTCCTCAGATCGTACTTGGGGAGAACTGCAGGGTGCGCCCTCGTGTTTCAGAAGCACAGTATTTCCAAAGATCTGACTGAGGAACCTGACTTAGATTCTGGGAGCCCTCTCACTTTAGGTGCAGACGTGATTGCAAGAAAAGGCCTGTTGGGGACTGAGTCCTCCTTCCTCAATCCTTCAGTTCTTCCTAAGTAGTATCTCCAATACAGTGGAAAGAAGAGCTGCACACATGACAATCAAGGTTCAGCAAAATTCAATATTCTCCCAGCatatgaaagcatttttattttctattaatcaTTTcgagtatatacatacatacaatttaTAGTGGGGAGTCTCCACAAATGTGCAGTAATACTACCATCAAAAGATGaaccccagggacacctgggtggctcagtcattaggtgtctgccttcagctcaggtcatgatcccaggatcctgggattgagccccacatagggctccctgctcagcgggaagcctgcttctccctctcctactccccctgctgtgttccccctctcgctgtctctgtcaaaatcttaaaaaaaatgaaccccAGAACACTCTTATACTAAACCCCTCCACCACTGACCACTCATGTTTTAGATTCCTAtgtttgcctttcccagaatgtaaTATAAACAGAACACACTGCCATATGAGTCATTTGTGAAATTTGATGGATAATTTGTAAAAGCGAAAATTTCTTGCAGTGCTTTTCTGagtttaaaattttgacaatGCCCAGTTACGTAGGTAGCACACATTAGATCTCCAAACGTGAGAGATGTTCTCCTGTGCTTAAGTTTCTCTTATGTAAGATGGAAGGAGTGATTGGTGGAGGCATCCAATGAGAGACCAATAATCATGAAATTACTGCCACAGTGCTAAGAAAATGTCAGTCAGTACTAAAAAATGAACAGGATTGACTTCCCTTTGCTCTTTAATAAAACTCCAAGTGGTTACTTTTAAATTCTCCCAGCCCATAACATGTGCTGGAAGTGTGAGCATATGGAAATGACACCTGTGGACAATGAGGTGGGCTGTGGGGCTTTGTGGATCATTCAAACAAAAAGCTTCCAATTACTCCTCTTACAGAGAGACACTTCCCgtttttccttttacataaaaTTAGGATATTACTCAAAATGATACTTTGTGACTGCAGCTTTCCTTATTCCTCGGTAACTGCCTTCTAAACATCGCTATTTTTGGTGTTTCCACTGGGAAATCACAGTGGACTTGTGTAAATACCACTCTCGGAACATAATAAACTCTGGATGGGCTAGAACAGCGCAGATCATCATAACTTTTCAAACTGGGAGAGACCCCAGGGTTTAATGGGGGGTTTATATTATGCAGTTAATATAGAAGCAAAaaaagggagcctgggtggctcagttgttaagcgtctgccttcagctcaggtcgtgatcccagggtcctgggatcgagccctgcatcaggctccctgctcagcgggaagcctccttctccctctccctctgcccgcagctccccctgcttgtactctgtttcttgctgtcaataaataaataaaatctttaaatatatatatatatatataagcaaaatTTAAGTGCCAAATactgtaaaatttaaatacaggTAAATTGAAATGCTCTCAAATAAtgttaaacacacaaaaaaataccacagataTCTGTGGCCCAAGTCAGTGGCAAGTTTCAAGCCCCAGATATCCAGGCCCAAACTCATGATCACATATTCCatacagaaaactacaaaaaggaAGATGAACTAGGTCTGTATCTTTATGGGGAATCTTTACTGTTAATTACAGGAATGCCGGACTTTCTCCATTTCTACTGCCCTCTGTTTACTTCCACACCCAAGCTGTTCCTGAAAGCCTTTAAAATGTATTGCATGGTGGGAATTCAAGTGGTCAGTAGTGACATCCTCACTCAGGCTCCTTTCCTCCTAGAAAAGATACATTCCCAGCCTCCCTGTTATTTCGCGATGTTGCTTACTTTCCTTCAAAGCCCGCCCTTCCATCTTATTATCTAAATTTTACTACTTGTTaaccctctctcttttcccacaaAAATATGAGCACCACGACTGCAAGAACTTGTGTTTAATGCCTCTATATTGAAATCCTacactgattttattatttttgctacaCAAGGTATGTTTTGAGTACACAGTGTCTGACAGATGAGGCATGTTCAAAGATTAGCATCAAGAGTAGtctctgaggggcgcctgggtggctcaggtcatgatcccagggtcctgggatcgggccccgcatcgggctccctgctccaggggaagcctgcttttccctctcccattccccctgcttgtgttccctctctcactgtttctgtcaaataaataaaatctttaaaaaaaaatagtctccgAGTAAGAAAGGCATGATTGGAACAGTAGTCCtgttctccccgcccccccgctagGTTTTGTTCTCTCATAATTTACCTAAACTTACAGGCTTGGTGACATCATAAAGGAGATATTAAACATAGTTTCCTAAGAAGTGAAATTACATATTTTCACTGAGGTTCTCGGAGGTAAATAGTGTCCATCAGTTCACTGTAGGAAATATATTGGTGTTTAGATAATGAGTAGGAAAGGCAACAGCTCTTCTAGGGGACTGGCCCTGCCAAATCTTACAGTGCTGAAGAGAAAAATACTGAACACTTCCATCAGACAAAGCAATTTGGTGATCATGATGGATCAAGACAAAAAGAAGGGTATTTTGTAACCATGTCTCTCAAAATGGAGAAGAGACCATTCTAAGTCACAAAAATAACCAAAGTTCTCTTCTTAATATGACTGACTGGAGCTTCTTACAGGCTTAGCCCCACTACACTGGGGAATCATAATCATTTTCTAGAAGGTAAAGACAATGGTAGAATTGTCTACCTCCACAAAGCATCCAATACATCCAGAACCTTCTTGCCGTTACTGAATAGTAATGAAATCACCTAACAAAAACCCAAATCACTTAAGTCCTTGGAAACACTCTTACTAATAAATCCAGTCATTTAGGGTTTGtggtcctttttttaaagtaggctccatgcccagcttggagcccaacatggggctcaaactcacaaccctgaggtcaagacttgagctgaaactgagagtccgatgctcaaccaattgagccaccgaggcactccTGCAGTCATTCTTGTTACTATAGTTCATCACACCCCTGCTGACTGCTGATGTGAACGTAGTGGGTTTGTCTAGCGAGAGGACACTGACCAAATGAGAAGTTTCATGACAAAGAAGACTGTAcctataaaagaatgaaaagcaccTCAGCACGTATACAGCATGAGGTAATACTGGGAAGGTATGCTTAACTTGACAACATTACAAAGTTGATTTGAAAATTCATAATTACAATgggatattttaatatatgctcTCAGGAAATGAGAGACTCAATATATGTTAACAtacaaattaaatgttttaagttttatttgagagcaagatcAAGCTCAAGAGCATGAATAGGGGAGTGGgcggagaagcagcctccccactgagcagggcgcccgacgcagggctcgatcccaggaccctgagatcatgacctgagccaaaggcagatgcttaacgactgagccacccaggagccccagttaataaaatgttttaagaaatgacTACAGAATATTTTGTTTGACAAATGCATTGCTTTTAATCACATACAATCAACCATACTTGAAAACATACCAAGGAATTACACACAGCTGAGCAAACCTGCCTGACAGGAGGGAGGGGCCAGCTGTCCTAGAGAAGGACAGGGCCAGAGCAGTAGCTGCAGTGGAGGAACAAAGTCCACGGTGTTCTTCTGGTCACTGTAGCGCTCACAGTGGAATCAGGAGTACATGGTCACTAGCAGTATTACCAAAACAAGGTATTGACTACACAAATTAGACCTTAAATGAATGCAATACAGAGGAGAGTCTGGGCAACAGAGAGTACTCCCAACCATGAAAGTTCAGATTAGTTGCCTGGTGGACACATGAGGGCTGGCAGGAAAATCCAAACTGTGATGGATCTTTGATGCCGAACTTGTGAAGGTATATGTGGAAACCTACGCCTCTGAGAAATGAAGTCGAGCAGTTAATTGTGGTTTTGAGGACACTCTTGACTAGCAGGGCAAGAGATCAGGAAAATAGGCTGCAAGCAGGGATCCTCAAAGCTCCTGTACAGCTCTGTCTAGTGGCTCTGAGACCTGATGCCTCCTGTACTCCTGCCTTTCAAATCTTACACAAGTGAGGCTACAGGTATAGAATCATAAAGGAAACAGATTCTAGAAAATGTCACATTACCCAGGTGACAAAACATAATTTAGGAGTGCCATCTCCAATTCTACATTTTATTATCCAATGACTGGTCTGTCTTAATGCAAAATTGATTATTCAAATCTCAGCCAGAAGGAATGGCAAAggccaaaagatggaaataacTGATCAGACGATACTTCATAATAAACTGCATATTTACAAATTTATGCCATCTTTTTATTAGCAAGGAAAATGGAATTAAGGCTCTTCTGGCCAAAAAAGAATTGGTTTTCTCCCAAGAAAGATGGAGTGTATGATGGGTAACGGATATCCAGTAGCTGACACAGGAGGCCAGTAAGAAAATACCAAAACATTTATCGATAATTCaattaaaacattatataaaaattaaatatacttgCACATTTAGAAACCATTTCAATTCACCCATGGATCAAGCAAACtccaaaatggaaagagaaaaatgttatcaACTGATTTGAGAAAACAAATATCTATTAATCTTTAAACAACAGTAATAAGAGTACTTACAGAATTATCTCACCTCAGTGTTCATTTTTGAAAGTAGTAAATATCCACAGTCCAGAGATCCACTTTAAGAATGAGGCactgataatatatttataacttttataatgATTCTTTCATGTTAGTTTTCTGGAACATTATACATGGATTAATTTGTatcaggctttctttttttttttttttttttttaagactttatttatttatttgagagagagagagagcacatgagagggaggagggtcaagggagaagcagactccctgccgagcagggagcccgatgcgggactcgacccagggactccaggatcatgacccgagccgaaggcagtcgcccaaccaactgagccacccaggcaccctgtatcaGGCTTTCTTATATTTGTTGGATTTCTTTCCAGGGGGGGTTTTCACATGTAAGGATGAAGGTCAATTGATGTTTTTCCCACACTGCTTACATTCAAGAGGTTTCTATTCAGTATGAGATCTCTCATGCCTTCGAAATGAATTGGGACGactaaaggcttttccacattctttacatttgtatggtttctctccagtgtgcaTTCTCACGTGTCCTCGAAAGGTAGTGCGATAAataaaggcttttccacattctttacactcatagggtttttctccagtgtgagttTTTTCATGTGTTCGAAAGGATGTGTAACAACTAAAGGCTCTACCACATTGtttacattcatagggcttctctccCGTGTGAGTTCTTTCATGTATTCGAAATGAACTGGGAAAattgaaggctttcccacattccttacatttataAGGTCCATCTCCAGTGTGCATTATCATGTGTGTTCGAACACTTGAGGGAGAAatgaaggcttttccacattctttacatttatagggtttctctccagtgtgctTTCTCATGTGTCCCTGAAAGGTTGTGCGATAAATGAAAGTTTtgccacattccttacattcgtaaggtttctctccagtgtgagttctTTCATGTATTCGAAAGGAACTGGGCCAACTGAAGGTTTTACCACACTGtttacattcatagggcttctctccagtgtgagtcCTTTCATGTGATCGAAAGGAACTGGGACAaatgaaggctttcccacattccttacatttataAGGTCCATCTCCAGTGTGTGTGATCATGTGTGTTCGAATGCTTGACAGAGAaatgaaggctttcccacattccttacattcataaggtttctctcctgtgtgaattcTTTCATGTATTCGCAAACCTAGAGGAGAACTGAAGGTTTTCTCACACTGTTTACATTCATACTGTTTCTCTGCAGTGTGAGTCCTTTCATGTCTTCGAAAGGAACTGGGACAACTGAGGGCTTTACCACACt is a window of Zalophus californianus isolate mZalCal1 chromosome 1, mZalCal1.pri.v2, whole genome shotgun sequence DNA encoding:
- the LOC113918273 gene encoding zinc finger protein 709-like, whose translation is MDSVTFEDVAVNFSLEEWALLDSSQKKLYRDVMRETFRNLAAIEKKWKDHDTEYRYNTQGRRLRRHMAEKRESKEGRQCGETITQTPDLNLNKKTPSGVKPPEKHQCGETITQTPDLNLNKTTSSGVKPCECSVCGKVFVRHSSLNRHIRSHTGHKPYEYHEYEEKPYKCKECGKAFSYRKSVHRHERTHTGEKPYECQECGKAFTWLTTFRRHMITHTGDGPYKCQECGKAFSCSTSLRTHERTHTGEKPYQCKQCGKSLRSPLGLRIHERNHTGEKPYECKQCGKALSCPSSFRRHERTHTAEKQYECKQCEKTFSSPLGLRIHERIHTGEKPYECKECGKAFISLSSIRTHMITHTGDGPYKCKECGKAFICPSSFRSHERTHTGEKPYECKQCGKTFSWPSSFRIHERTHTGEKPYECKECGKTFIYRTTFQGHMRKHTGEKPYKCKECGKAFISPSSVRTHMIMHTGDGPYKCKECGKAFNFPSSFRIHERTHTGEKPYECKQCGRAFSCYTSFRTHEKTHTGEKPYECKECGKAFIYRTTFRGHVRMHTGEKPYKCKECGKAFSRPNSFRRHERSHTE